In the Ictidomys tridecemlineatus isolate mIctTri1 unplaced genomic scaffold, mIctTri1.hap1 Scaffold_398, whole genome shotgun sequence genome, one interval contains:
- the LOC144373444 gene encoding uncharacterized protein LOC144373444 — protein MRFDPLFPEKFHTEGENDENTEEPFRVQSLEPYRQDQLRNELLPVICGRNLHCSGNMGLISWDSIPTHQVLDLLFPSASPSFLGTWVNLYSEASHQPPGFLSLQQLLSMWLLLGGLNLEHQAHHLLAAIEDGKSSQAKPESQADCATSSVPVTAPQPTPEPEPSPREGAEPDSRTSGVSTRSSPRPQYNKRMRGRCLIHVYLEKERTTQYRSILVTCQDRAPVIIRRALDAHLLQQEDPENYELLQILSNHQKLRIPADGNVYYALDGRVDYNFLLQETAASKLFKVKPKEFLEPSVAVASRIPAAVSSSSAVAAGPLPQATQTNEWCVRKVTSSSSSLLHSSEQVEDSRFVHVLLEGQSLRETKRILVTCQERVTSLIRRALDQNLLQHEDVDNFELLRMMSLHDKIKVPDHSLMYLSMNPQIKYYFIVRKRREVKGKEVNTYLIQAVLVLPFHSHLGK, from the exons atgagatttgatcccctttttcctgaaaagttccacacggag ggtgaaaatgatgagaacacggaggagcccttcagggtacagagccttgaaccttacaggcaggaccagcttaggaatgagctcctgcctgtcatttgtgggaggaacctacattgcagcggcaacatggggttaatctcctgggattccatccccacccatcaggtgctggatctcttgttcccaag tgcctcaccttccttcctggggacctgggtgaacctctactccgaggcttcccatcagcctccaggctttctgagtctgcagcagctgctatccatgtggctcctgctgggaggcttgaacctggaacaccaagcacaccacctcctggccgcaattgaagatggcaaatcaagccaggcaaagcctgagagccaggcggactgtg ctacaagctcagttcctgtcacggctcctcagccaaccccagagccagagccttctcccagggaaggggcagagccggactccaggacatcaggggtctctactcggtcctccccaaggccccaatataacaagcggatgagaggcaggtgcctcattcacgtctacctggaaaaggaaaggacaacacagtataggagcatcctg gtgacctgccaggacagggctccagtcatcatccgcagggccttagatgcacacttgctccagcaggaggacccagaaaactacgagcttctgcaaattctctcgaaccatcaga agctgaggatccctgctgatggaaacgtatattacgccctggatggcagagtggattataactttcttcttcaggaaacagctgccagcaagttgtttaaagtcaagccaaaggag ttcttggagccttctgtggcagtggcatccaggatcccagcagctgtgagcagcagctctgcggtggctgcaggaccattgccccaggccacccaaaccaatgagtggtgcgtgagaaaagtcaccagtagcagctcctcactgcttcactccagcgagcaggtggaagacagccgctttgtccacgtcctcctagagggacagagcctgagggagacaaagcgcatcctg gtgacgtgtcaggagagggtgacaagcctcatccgcagggccttggaccaaaatttgttgcagcatgaggatgtggacaactttgagctgctgagaatgatgtctctgcatgaca aaatcaaggtccctgaccactcactgatgtatctgtccatgaatccacaaatcaaatattatttcatcgtgaggaaacgccgcgaggtcaagggaaaggaggtaaacacctaccttattcaagctgtacttgtgctgccattccactcccacctggggaaatga